Sequence from the Verrucomicrobiota bacterium genome:
CGTTCAACATCTGCACGGTGCCGGCGGGTGGTGGCACGGCCACCGTTTTGGTGACTGGACAGGACCCTTGCTGGGCGCCGAACTCGCGCACGGTCATTTTTGTCCGTGGTCGTGGCGGCGACCTCAGTCTCTCTTTACTTGACGTGCCAACGAAACAAACCAAGAATGTGAGTCGCATTTCGGGAAGCAACTCACAGCCCAGTTGGGCCAGATAATAACTTCCCGCCTAACAACCAAACACAAATGAAAAAAGTAAAATTTCTAAACCTGATCGTGTCCGCTTTAGTTCTCTCCGTCGCAGTCGTCGGTTGCAAAAAAAATCCTTACGGCGTCACGCCGCTTCCGGGGCAGAGGGCGGGGAAGGTGGGCGAGCCGGGTGCCGGTACGCCGATTGAACCGCCTTCCCAAATCAAACCCGACAGTACAGGCCTGCTCGAATCCGCCGACCCCAGCAAATTCGCCAATTGGCCGGAGGACCGTGCTGCATTGAGCGCCCAAACTGTTTATTTCGACTTCGACAGTTCGACGGTGAAGGCCAGCGAGAAATCCAAGATCGAAGCGGTGGCGGATTACATCAAGAAAAATCCCGGCAACGCGCTGCGGATTGAAGGCCATTGCGATGAACGCGGGACGGAGGAATACAATCGCTCCCTTGGCGAACGCCGCGCTCTGGCGTTGCGCGAGTATTTGGCCAATCTTGGCAGCAGCCCCGACCGGATTCTTACCGTCAGCTTTGGGAAGGATCAGCCGGCTGATCCCGGCCATGATGAAGCGGCTTGGGCGAAAAATCGCCGTGGCGTATTCGTTGTGCTGACGCCGCCGAAGTAAGCCGAATTGGACAGCTATTTCAGCTCAAATCTTAACCGGCTTTGGGGCTTTACTATTAAAGCCCCTTAGCTTAGTTTCAGCGAGAAAGGTAAATTTATGAATATTATGTTTGCTGGGTTTTTTGGCGGTTGGGAAATCGTTTTGATCCTGGCGGTGGTGTTGATTCTGTTCGGCGCGAAGAAGCTGCCCGAGCTGGCCAAGGGTCTGGGCCAAGGCATCAAGGAATTCAAAAGGCGACGCGCGATGTGACCGACGAAATCCATAACGCAATGGATGACGACTCGTCGAAGTCCGTCAGCTATCCTCCGCAAAAGAAACTTCCGGAAGAAAGTTCGGCGACCGCCGCGCCCACCGTGCCCCAGTCTTCCGAGCACAAGGTCTGATAGAATCCTGCTGATTCAGCTTTTGCCATGGCAACCGACCCCGATGAGGTGCGTACCGATGTCGAAGACGAAGATGGTGGCGGGCCGGTCAAATCCTTCCTGGAGCATCTCGAAGATTTCCGTTGGACGCTGATCAAAATCGTCGTTTCGATTGCCGTCGCGATGCTGCTTTGCCTGATCGCGGGCAACTACGTGGTCGGTGTCATCAAGCGCCCGCTCGACAAGGCGAAGATCAGGTATCCCGGCACCAACCAGGTGGTGACGCTGCTCTTGGGCACAAACCGGCTGGGGGTGTTTCAACTGGATGCAAACCAGCAAGCCGCCTTTCAATTTGGTACGAACCGATTCGTGGCGCTGCAACTGGCGCCGATCACCATTGGCAGCAATCAGGTGTTGGGAATCCGGATGGACACGAACAACGACGCGGCGGAGACGGCGCAGAAACTCAAGATCGATCTGAATACGCTCAGCCCGGCGGGGGGCTTTTTTGTAGCGTTTCAGGTCGCGTTTTACGGTGGGCTGGCACTGGCGTCGCCGTTCATCTTTTATTTCATCGCAAACTTTGTTTTCCCCGCTTTGAAGATGAAGGAGAAGAAATACGTGAACCGCGGGCTTCTCGTCGCCGTGCCGCTTTTCATGGTCGGCGTCACGTTTTGTTATTTCATCCTCATGCCCATTGCGCTGGCGGCGTCCCAGCTTTACTCCAACTGGCTCGGCTTCTCGGCGAACATCTGGCGCGCGGAGGAATACATCAGCTTTGTCTGCAAATTCCTGCTCGGCATGGGACTGGGCTTTGAAATGCCGGTGGTGATTCTGGTGTTGGTCAAGATCGGCATCTTGAATTACAGCATCCTTTCCAAGGGCCGCCGTTACATGATCGTGGTCAATTTGATTCTGGGCGCGCTCTTGACGACACCGGAAGTGCTAACGCAAGTCATCATGTTCATCCCCCTCCAGGCCCTTTACGAAATCAGCATCTGGATTGCCTGGTATTGGGAACGCCAGGAGCGGAAACGCCAGGAGGCGGAGGCCAATGCCGTGCCGTGAAAACTTTCTGAAATCGCTCTTTACAACTTTTGGAATTGAGTTAGGCTTTCCTCAACAAACAAAAATTATGCGCACTTCCTTCTTTCTCCTTTCGTCGGTGTTGACGCTCACACTGTTCTCTGCCGGTTGCGCGGGGCCGGAACAAAAATTCGGGCGCGGCGTCAGTAACATTTTTGAAATTGTCCGGGGCGGCGAAATCCGTCGCACCGTCGAACAGACCGCCATGACCGACGGGCCGGACACGGCCTACACCGGCGGCTTCGTCAAAGGCTTGAATCGCAGCATCGCGCGGACGTTTATCGGGGTCTATGAGGTGGCGACCTTCCCAATTCCCTCATACGACCCGATCGCGACTGATTACCTGACCCCCAACCCGGTCTATCCGGACAGCTACAAACCGAACTTGATCGCCGATCAGGTGTTCGCGCCCGACACCTCGCTCGGTTTTGCCGGCGGCGACGTGGCACCGATGATGCCGGGCAGCCGTTTCCGCATCTTTGATAACTAACATTTAGTTTTTGAAATTGCGCGCCTCGTGCGCCCGGCGCCAACATTTCGGTGTTGGCGCTTTTTTATTTGATGACGCTGGAACGGACATCGCCCTGCAAAATCAACCTCCTGCTCAACATCCTGGGCAAACGACCGGATGGCTTTCACGAACTCGAAACCGTCATGTACCCGGTCAACGTTTGCGATCAACTCACATTCAAACGTTCTGCGAGCGGCTTGAAACTGACGTGCAATGATCCCAGCCTCCCCACGGACGGCGGCAATCTCGTTCATCGGGCGGCGACGGAATTTCTGAGGTTGGCGTCCATTACGGACGGTGTCTGCATCCACCTCGAGAAAAAACTTCCGCTGGCCGCCGGTTTGGGCGGGGGCAGTGCCAACGCCGCCATCACGCTCCTGGGCCTGAACGAACTTTTTGGAAAACCGCTTTCGCCAGAAAAATTGCTCGAACTCGCCGCCACACTCGGGTCGGACGTTCCATTCTTTTTGCAAAGCAAACCTGCACTGGCGACTGGCCGCGGCGAAAAAGTTCAGGCACTTGATTTGTTTCCGGCCTTAAACGGCGCCTGCCTGCTGCTCGTGCATCCGGGCTTCGGCATTCCCACCGCCTGGGCCTATCAGCAACTGTCTCGCTTCCCGGAAGCGCTGAACGGCCGACCGGGTCGCGCGACGAAATTGATCGCGTTATTGCAACAGCCCGATCTCCATAGTGCAGGCGAAGCCTTCTATAATTCGCTCGAAGCCCCGGCGCTTAAAAAATATCCGTTGCTGGTTTTGTTCCAGGAATTCTTCCGCGCCAACAGTGCCGTCGCCACTTTGATGTCTGGCAGCGGCTCGACGACGTTTGCGCTGTTCCAAAGCCAATCGGACGGCGAGCAGGCCCTCGAAAAGTTCAGACAGAAATTCGGAACCACGTGCTGGACGGCGCTTGTTCCGCATTGATCGAACCGCAGCGATCGACTTGTCAGGTCCACGAATGATATTCGGCGCTACTTCTGACGCTTGGGGCTTTCAACCGGTTTGGTCGTCTCCGTGACTTTGGATTTTATTTTTTCCCAACGCTGATCCCAATCTGCCCAGCTTGATGTCCACTCGACACCGGTGAATTGTTTGCGGGCCGTCGTCAGAACCTTCTCTACCTTCTCAAGCTGGGCTTGCACCGCCTTTTTTTCGCCCCAGCTCAGATAGGCTTCCAACAGGTTGAGCTGGTTGTCCGGAAAATCGGGGCTTAACTCCACGGCTTTCTGAAGGTGCTGCCGCGCCTTGTTGCGGTTGCCGATGCTCAAAGGCCAACCTGGCGCGTCCCGGTAAAGCAGGCCGAGGTTCCGCTCCGGCCCGGCGAAATCAAAACGGCTGTCGAGATCGCGCGCCGCCTTGAATTCGCGCTCCATCTCCTCGACGATTTTCAACGCGCCCAGTTTCTTGGTTTGCGCCAATTGCGCCAGGTTCATCGCCAGGTAGTAGTGGGCCGCCGCCGATATCGGATCACGCGCCACGGCCTGGCGACCGGCGGCGATTCCCAGTTCCGCGATTTCCGCTCGTTGCGTGTGGTTGGTGGCCAGGTCCGCCCAGTCAAAACAGGCGCGCGCGAAGTGCCACGCGGCGTCGGGCTGGTTCATCTCTCGTTTGTAAAGCGCCTGTGCTTCCAGAAACACTCGCGCACCTCGTGCTCGTAGGTCGATCTGCTGCTGGACCTGGGCCCGGGCAAGCGACGCCAGGTTGTGAGAGACAAGCAGGATGAGGATTGCAAAAATAAGCCCGCCACGTCGGCGGAAAGGTCGCAAATAAAAAGCAGAATTAATGGTTGCCAACATGATGACCCGGTTTATAGTTTCCGAAAGTGAGATTGAATTGGAAAACCCTGAGATTTGCAATCTTTCCGGTCTTTGCGGCAATCGGGACCGGCTGCAGCGGCATCAATGCGTCGCACAGCGTGTCCCCGGCCACATTCTTATTGCCGGGGCTGATGCAATCCAGTCCCCAGCCTTCGCAGCCCGAGATTACTGTTCCGCAATTGGAGACGGTTAAACAGGTAGCTCAAGCTCAATAATCCTATGCGATTTCCACTCGCGTTGACGGCGAAAATCGCTCGTCACATCATTAAACACAAACTGCGGCGCACTCCGAAATTTGCCTTGGTGCTGCAACTCGAACCACTCCACACCTGCAATTTGACGTGCACCGGCTGTGGTCGTATTCGCGAATATTCCACCAACCTTAAAGACATGATGAGTCTGGAGGATTGCCTCGCGTCCGCCAACGAATGCGACGCGCCGATGGTTTCCATCTGCGGCGGCGAGCCACTTATTCATCCGAAGATCGAGGAGTTGGTGAACGGCATCCTCGCCCAAGGTCGCATCGTCTATGTCTGCACAAATGGCATGTTCATGCGGAAGAAGATGCGCGATTATCTGGCGAGTATTTATTCGCCGGCGCTGGAATCTCAAATTGCAAATCTCAAATCCCAGAACCTCATCACTGCCAGGGACGCCGAACAAATTCGCAACGGCGACGAGAAGGCCCGCAGCAAGGTCGTGATCCGCCCAACGAAGTGGATGTATTGGAACGTTCACATCGACGGCCTCGAATACACGCACGATCTCATCGTCGAGCGCGAAGGCGTGTTCAAGGAATGTGTCGAAGCCATCAAGATGGCGAAGCTTCTTGGTTATCAGGTCGCCACGAACACGACGGTCTATAAAGAAACCGACGTGAAGGAAATCGAAGGGATGTTTGAGTTCTTCTCATCGCTCGAAGTCGATGGTCACACAATTTCACCGGGCTACGAATACGATGCCGCCAAGAAGGATATGGTCAAGCGCCTTCACCGGCAGCCCGAAGATTTCTTTCTCACGCGCAAAATGACGCGGCAAAAATTCGCCAAGATTCAGGAGTGGGGCGAACGCTTCACCATTTTCGGCACGCCGGTCTATCAGGAATTCCTCGCCGGCAAACGCGAACTGACCTGCACCGCGTGGGCGATTCCCACCCGTAACATCAAAGGCTGGAAAGCGCCCTGCTACCTCATGACCGACGGCCATTACGCTGGCTACCATGAAATGCTCGAGAAAGTGGACTGGGACAAATACGGCGTTGTGGACGGCGTCGCGCGCGATCCACGCTGCGAGAATTGCATGGTCCATTGCGGCTACGACCCCAGTGGCGCGCTCGGCACCAACTTTCAACGCGGCGACAACTGGAAAAACTTCAAATACAACTTCTGGCCAAAGCCCAAGCCGTATTATCCGGGCCGCGACGTGCGCGCGTTCAACGGCGTCTCGATCGGCAAGGGTCATCTCGCCGAAGCCAAGGCCGCCATCAACAGTCCGCGCGCCGCGATGAACGGAGCCCAAGCCGTTTTCCAACGTCGCGAAGAACCGCACGAACACAACGGCAATGGCAGTTGCGGCAACGGGGATGCTTCGCAACGCGAAGAGTTGCTGGAGAAGATTGCTGATGCCAAGAAGGGCGAGTGAGTTTGTTCATGGCAGAGGCGAAAGCGAGCGCATTGAATGAAACGGCCGTTGCTTATCGGACCGCGACACAATTTCCCGCGCTTCACGATCCGCGCCATCCGGTGCATCGCATCGCCAATCGGCTGGAGCCGTTTGTCCGCGCCATCGTGGAAAGCATCTGCCCCGAAAGAATCATCCTCTTTGGCAGCTACGCGTACGGAGAACCCGATGAGCATAGCGACGTGGACCTGCTGGTCATTCGGCGAAACATCGCTTCCGAGAAGGCGAGCAACCTTGAAATCCGTAACGCGTTTGACTCGGTCCCAGGACCGTTATTTTCCTTCACCATCCTCAGCAAGACGCCCGAACGGATCGCCGAACGCCTCTCGGTCAAGAGCCCCTTCTACGAAGACATCGTCGGCAAGGGCATCGAACTGTATGCCGCCCAATAGGCCTTCTGATGAGAACGATCCGGCGGATTGGTTTTACTCAGCCGGAGATCGGCTTCGCGTGGCCGATTCTTCCTGGCGGCATGAGGGATTGACCCATGCGGGCATTGAACTTTTGCAGGAGGCCGCCGAGCGGTATCTCAAGGGCTACCTCGTTGCCCAAGGATGGCGACTGAACCGGACGCACGATCTGCGAAAGCTGCTTGATGAGGCCCAAAGCTATGAACCGGGATCTGGGAACTTCGATGCCGCAGCCAAAGAATTGACCGAGGATTTCTTCGCTCAACATTACCCGGGTGGAGACTGGTCGAGTGTTGGCGCAAATTACGAAACCCTGCGCGCACAGGTTGGCCAGATGCTTGAACTGATTCAGCAAAGTCTGCCGCAATATTTTTCCAAACCGCCCACGAAATAACTTATGAGCAAGACACTTTATCTTTCTCCTCCAAGCTTCGACGGCTTTGACGGCGGCGCGGGTGCGCGCTACCAGGCCCGGCGCGAGGTCACCAGCTATTGGTATCCGACATGGCTCGCGCAACCCGCCGCGCTCACGCCCAACTCGCGCCTGCTCGATTGTCCGCCGCACGACGTTGACCTCGCCAAGTGCCTCACCATCGCGAAGGACTACGACCACGTCATCATCAACACCAGCACGCCCTCGCTGAAGAACGATTGCAAAGTTGCCGAAGCCATCAAGGCGCAGAAGCCCGAGACCAAGATCGGCTTCGTCGGCGCGCACACGATGGTGTTGCCCACTGAAACGCTCAAGGCGTCGCCTGCAATTGATTGGGTCGGCCGCAAGGAATTCGATTACACCTGCGCCGAAGTCGCCGAAGACCGCGACCTCGCGACCATCGCCGGGCTTTCCTACAAGGACAAGGACGGCATGATCAAACACAACCCCGAGCGGGAAATGATTCCGAACATGGACGCGCTCCCGTGGGTGGCCGACGTTTACAAGCGCGACCTCCAGATCGAGAAATATTTCATCGGTTACCTCCTGCATCCGTACATCAGCATGTACACGGGGCGCGGTTGTCCGGCGCAATGCACCTTCTGCCTCTGGCCGCAGACCATCGGCGGACATAAATACCGCGTCCGCTCGCCGCAGAACGTCGCCGACGAAATGGCCTACATGAAGAAACTCTTCCCGCAAGTGCGCGAGTTCTTTTTCGACGACGACACTTTCACCGCGAACCTCCCGCGCGCCCGCGAGATCGCGAAGAAACTCGGCCCGCTGGGCGTTCACTGGAGCTGCAACAGCCGCGCGAACCTCGATTACGACACGATCAAAAGTTTCAAAGACAACGGCCTGCGCCTGTTCCTCGTCGGCTACGAAAGCGGCAACGACGACATCCTCACCCGCATCAAGAAAGGCGTGACGATGGACGAAATGCGCCGCTTCACGAAGTTCTGCCATCAAGCTGGTGTGGTAATTCACGGCACGTTCATCCTTGGCCTGCCCGTCGAAACGAAGGAAACCATCGAGAACACCATCCGTTTCGCTCAGGAACTCGACGTTTTCTCCATGCAAGTCTCGTTGGCCGCGCCGTACCCAGGCACGGAGCTTTACGAAATGGCGCGGCAAAATGGTTGGTTCGTGAAGAAAGACAAAACCGACCTCGTGGAAGGCGACGGCTTCCAACAAAGCGCGCTCGAATATCCCGGCCTGGGCAAGGACGAAATCTATGCGAACGTTGAGCGATTCTACCATCGTTATTACCTGCGCCCGAAACCGATTCTGCGCATCATCAAAACAATGCTGGAGGACAAGGATGTCTGCGTCCGCCGCCTTCGCGAGGGTTACGAGTTCTTCAAGAGCATGGCGCAGCGGCGCAGCGATCTTGAAGCGGTGAAAGCCGCAGCGGCGTAATTGACGGTGGGGCGAGCGTTACAGCGAGCCGTCGAAATGATATGCCCGAAGTTTTCCGAACCGAAGGTTACGTGTTCTACTTTTATGCGAATGAAGGACATGAGCCGGTGCATATCCATGTCCGGCGCGGCGGCGGCTTCGCCAAGTTCTGGATCGAGCCGCTGGAACTGGCTTGGGCGAAGGGACTCAAGACACCGGAATTGACGCGGGCCGAGGAATTGGTTGCAGAACACCGCGACCAGATACAAAGTAAATGGCATGAAGTCTTCAATCGTTGAACTGGAAGCCAAAGCCATGCGGGTTTGGATCGAACGCCGAAACGTCTGCCTGGCGTTGGCGGACGAGCGCGAAATCCGTTTTCCCGCCGCCAAGAACCGCCGCTTGCGCAAGGCCACGCCCCAACAACTCGCCAACGTCGAGTTGATTTGCGACGGCACGGGCTTGCACTGGCCCGACGTGGACGAAGACCTCTCCGTTCAAGGAATCCTGGAAGGCCGACTCGGCCAGCCGTGAGTGAATTCCTTCTCCGCCTCGAACGGATGCCGGGGTGGTGTCGGATCCGATAAGTCGAAATTGCCGCGTTGCAAACGGCTCGCAAATGATTAGAATGTTCACATGACAACGAAAGCAGTAACGGCAAACGGCGCGAGCCGACAGGACGCAAATTACCTCGCCCGGATTGACTCATGCCTTCGTGAAATCAAGGCCATTCACAAGGACATAGTGGGAAAGCGGACCGAAGGCCGAAAGGTATCCGCAATCATTCGCCGCCAGCACGAGGAAATCCAAACCATCCTGGACCGTGTTGAAGCAACTCTTTGATTACGTCCAGCAGCTTCTCTTTCTGGGCCGGGATACCCAGAAGAACCGGGACGACATCGAAGAGCTCCGACGCGAGTTGCAGCAGACCAACGCGCTGGTCATTGAATTGTCTCACAAACTGGAGCGGCTCGCCGAGCGCGAACGACTGGAACGGGAGAAACTCGCGCTCCAACTTGAAAACGCCCTGCTCCGCTTTGAGCGCCGACTTCCACCCGCCAAAGAGCCAAAGAAGTTGAAGTAACTCGCGCCCCGGCGCGAGCGAACGGTGGGCGACTGATTTCACACCGCTGCCGCGCCGCTGCGTTCAAAAAAGATTGGCTCGAAACCATTCGGCTTCTGTTGCGTGAGGGATTCGATGTCGTATCGGTCACGGCGGACTGCCAGGGTCGGGGATTGCATCCGCCGGCAAGTCGGGCGGCTGGCTGGGGTCTGTCCGTCGCCGGCGCCCGCGCCGGCTTTCCGCGAAGGCGTGAATGTCCTTCTCACCCGAACGGAGGAAATCCAGAAAGTCCACGCCCATGTATTTGCAGGTTTGGCAGACGCTCAAAAGGGTCAGGTATTCTTTGAGGCCTTTCTCCGTCGAGCAACCGCCGAGGTGCTCCCGAAGTTTCGCAAACGCTTTGATCGCGTGCTCGGCGTTGTTGTTGTTCCAAGGCACACCGTCGTAATTCAGAAACGTAAAGAGCTTGTCGCGGTTCTTCTCGAAGCGCTCCACGCAAGTCAACGCCCGTGGACTCTCGTAATCACGCACGACAACTTTTCGATAGAAACGCCCCACCGCAGCGACGTGCTTTCGCAGGAAGCGCTTTTTCAGGCCGCGGCGATCCACATCCTCAACGATAGTTTTCAGGAGCTGGCCGAAGCTCGTAACGATGTGTTTCATCTCCTCGTCGTAAGGGTCGTCCAGCATTGCGCCGTTCAAATCCCTGACGAGATGAATCAGGCACTTCTGTTGGGGACAATTGAACGAGTCATAAACCGCGTAGAAATCTGAGATGAGCACGCCCTTGAACTCACGGAGCGTAGCCTGGGCCATCTCGCCCTCGCGGCCGTCCGAATAGAGATATGCCACTTCATGCATGTTCGTGAAGACCCAGACGTAAGCGCGCTTGCCTTGGACGCTCGCGTGGGTTTCGTCGGCATGCACCACGCCTCCAGAGACGATCCGCTCCAGAATTTGTTGCTGAGTTTGGCTGTAGTACGCGGCCATATCTCGCTTCCAAAATGCGAAGGCCGAACTATTCAGATGCAGACCCAACAACCTCCCTAGTTCTTGGGCGACGATTCGAACTGGAATACAAAGTTCGATGACTTGATAGAAGAAAAGAGCATGGACACTTCTGCCGCATTTGGGATGGTTTCCAGGCCCAAGCCGATTCTCATAATCGCCGAAGGTAGCTTTGCACTTTGAACACCAGTAAGGTTGATATTCATATCGGAACACTCGCCTCTTGAGACTGGACCTTCCAAACAGAATCTCTTGGATTCTTTTAGAGCGAACCCCTCCTCGCTTAACGCCTTTTCTCATGCAGCGCGGGCATTGCCGAGAATCTTCGCTCCTCACAACTTTATCAACACGCCACATGATCTTCGCGTCTGGTTTGGCAATGCTGCGCAGTCGCTTCAGCCGTTTGCTGGATCGCACATAAATCCTGTCACGTTGGTAATCCCAATACGCCGCTTTGGTGACGAACTCCAACTCGCTCAATGGGCTGGAGAACTCGCGCCACTTGTTTACGAGCAGATGTTTTAGGTCTTCGGTATTGATTACTTCAGCCTCTTTGCCCGTGGCGGCTTGAACCCCTCCACGCACGGCCAGACCAGAGATTGCGTCAATCAGCAGTGCCAGAGCTTTGCAGTCTTCAGTGTTGTACGTGACGACTTTCTCTTTGAAAGCGGAGTCCTGCGTTTTGTCCCACCTGTTACGCCAAACAACCGTCTGCTTTCCCGACGATCCGGCCTCTGACCACCTGAACCCGAGCCAACCCGCAACTTCTTTCAAACCGTTTGAATAGGTTGGAAAGTAGGTTTGGGCGAACATCACCGAGACAACATTGATTGCCGGGGCCATTGCCCTTGCCACAAGCGAGCCTTCCGGCGGACTGCCGTAACGCGCTTCCATCTGCTTCAAGAAAGTTGTCTCGTAACTGCCGTAATGAATCAACACGGGCTTCTCGACGGTTTCGAGGATGGCAAGGAATTCCCGCCAAATCCTCCCCTCGTCCGCGACGGTGTCCGCCCACAGGCTGTGCTGGACGGCGGATTCGCCTTGGCGGATGCGCAGGCCGATGAGGTAGTAGAAATCGCGGTCGGGCAGGCCCTCGACATCCAGATAGACGGGCGTGCCTTCGATCTTGAGTTCCGGGCTACCGACGATGTGAATTTTCTTCTCTCGAATCGCCAGCGCCTTGAGCGAGTGATGATACTTCTCGCGTTTGTCGCGCAGCCGTTTGGGGCGTCGGCGCGGCCGGAACGTGTAGGAGAGTTGCGTGACGGTGAAGATGCCTTTGCTGCGGAGTTGCTGGCGCTCCTTCGCGCTCATGCCGGCCAGCAGGCTGAGGTCGTCCTTCTCAACCGCGATCTTCCGGCAGCGCGCCTGGAATTCGCACTCGGCGCAGTGCCGGTTCAGGACGAGATCAGGCGCGGAGCGCGGACCGCCGAGTCCGCGCGTTTCTTCACCGTCTGCGTCCGACTCGCGGACAGTGCTGTCCGCGTTCCGGCTGGTGGTAGAACTGCAAAGCAGGACGATCATTTTCTCGAGTCGCTTCCGCACTTCGGCCGCAAGACCCTTCGACGTAACAGAGGTTCGCGCGGACTCGGCGGTCCGCGCTCCGAGCTTCACCTTGAGCATGGCGCGGTCATCGCCGTGAATGATTTTGCCGAGGCTGCTTTCGCGAGCGAGCACTTGGGAGAGGACCAGCGCGTCGAATGCCAGCAGCAACCGGTCGTCCTTGGTGAGCTTGTTGCGGAAGACGAAACGGATGGGAACGAATTGGGCCGGCTTCCCCCGCCCTTCTGACGGCACACGCTCGACGGCGTGAAGGCGGGATTCCAACTGCTGCTCGGAGCGCGGACCGCCGAGTCCGCGCGTTTCTACATTCGGCTGGGACTCGCGGACAAGGCTGTCCGCGCTCCTGCACGGCGTTTGCGCTACCACATCCACCGCCAACCGCCATTTGGCGTTCTTGAGGTCCTCGGTGGCGGGCGGCGCAACGAGGCGCTCGGTTTCCGGTACTTCTTCCTGCAATCGTAGGGCTGCTTCGCGCTGGTAGGATTCCTCCTGGACACGAACCCATTCGGCGTATTCGTTTCGTGAACCGGTTTCACCGAGCGAACAGAGATAGCATTTGGTCGGGCATTTGAGGAAAGCTTCAAATAGTTGGGAAGTAATTTTCATGACGGGAGAATACTACCGCCCTTTCGTTTTCAAATACCACTTCCCGACTCGCGGACAAGGCTGTCCGCGCTCCTACTTCGGCCACTCGCTGACGCGATGCCACCAGTGTTCGAGCCGCTTCAGATATTGGTGCGGATTCGGCATCCGGTCGGCCAGCGATTGGCTGCCGAGGGATTTGTCTGGCCACAAATGCA
This genomic interval carries:
- a CDS encoding DUF2442 domain-containing protein, with amino-acid sequence MKSSIVELEAKAMRVWIERRNVCLALADEREIRFPAAKNRRLRKATPQQLANVELICDGTGLHWPDVDEDLSVQGILEGRLGQP
- a CDS encoding IS66 family transposase, yielding MKITSQLFEAFLKCPTKCYLCSLGETGSRNEYAEWVRVQEESYQREAALRLQEEVPETERLVAPPATEDLKNAKWRLAVDVVAQTPCRSADSLVRESQPNVETRGLGGPRSEQQLESRLHAVERVPSEGRGKPAQFVPIRFVFRNKLTKDDRLLLAFDALVLSQVLARESSLGKIIHGDDRAMLKVKLGARTAESARTSVTSKGLAAEVRKRLEKMIVLLCSSTTSRNADSTVRESDADGEETRGLGGPRSAPDLVLNRHCAECEFQARCRKIAVEKDDLSLLAGMSAKERQQLRSKGIFTVTQLSYTFRPRRRPKRLRDKREKYHHSLKALAIREKKIHIVGSPELKIEGTPVYLDVEGLPDRDFYYLIGLRIRQGESAVQHSLWADTVADEGRIWREFLAILETVEKPVLIHYGSYETTFLKQMEARYGSPPEGSLVARAMAPAINVVSVMFAQTYFPTYSNGLKEVAGWLGFRWSEAGSSGKQTVVWRNRWDKTQDSAFKEKVVTYNTEDCKALALLIDAISGLAVRGGVQAATGKEAEVINTEDLKHLLVNKWREFSSPLSELEFVTKAAYWDYQRDRIYVRSSKRLKRLRSIAKPDAKIMWRVDKVVRSEDSRQCPRCMRKGVKRGGVRSKRIQEILFGRSSLKRRVFRYEYQPYWCSKCKATFGDYENRLGPGNHPKCGRSVHALFFYQVIELCIPVRIVAQELGRLLGLHLNSSAFAFWKRDMAAYYSQTQQQILERIVSGGVVHADETHASVQGKRAYVWVFTNMHEVAYLYSDGREGEMAQATLREFKGVLISDFYAVYDSFNCPQQKCLIHLVRDLNGAMLDDPYDEEMKHIVTSFGQLLKTIVEDVDRRGLKKRFLRKHVAAVGRFYRKVVVRDYESPRALTCVERFEKNRDKLFTFLNYDGVPWNNNNAEHAIKAFAKLREHLGGCSTEKGLKEYLTLLSVCQTCKYMGVDFLDFLRSGEKDIHAFAESRRGRRRRTDPSQPPDLPADAIPDPGSPP